In Petrotoga olearia DSM 13574, the genomic window ATAAATTCATAAATACCAATAGAGAAGTTTGCTATAGTTATAGATGAAGAAGCATAGGGAGTATAAATATTTCTTGGGCGTGTAGTCCAAATTATTTTTATAAGCTCTATAATTACCATAGATATCCCAAACGTTAATAACAGTTGGTTCAGTTCTCCTGCTTTTAACACGTATTTTATTGAAATCTGATAAATCCCTATTGCCAATAAAAACATTAAAATAAATAATGGAAACACGGAAATAAGTGGGTCTAACCCTAATTGAGTGAAAAAAATATAACCTATATATAAACCTAAAGTCAAAAAATCTCCATGAGCTAAGTTTAATATACCAACGATTCCTAATATTAAAGCCAAAGGTAAACCGATTAAAGAATATAAACCACCGCGTTGAAGGCCATAGATCAAAGGTATGGGCTTCCAAATAGCAATAACCACCAAAAAAACGAGAAAAATTAAAAATGTTTTGTTAAGTCGAAAATTCAGAAAATTCAACATAATCACCACCGTTTTTTTAAATGAAAGGGGGAAGGAATACCTTCCAACCCCCTTGCTCCAAAAATTTAACTTTACTATTTTCCAAAAGCGAAAGGATACGCTAAAGTTGCCGTTGCAAGGTCTAAAGGCCAAATAACTTCTTGTCTACCATTTTGCCATTGCAAAATTTTCTGATATTTGAATCCTTGATTTGTTATTATTCTGCTTGGTTCAATTTTCAACACTTCGCCCAACGGAGATTCATATTCAATGGTTCTCAATGCAGAAATGATAGCTTCTTTATCCAGGCTACCTGCTTTTTTTATCCCCTCAACTAAAAAATAAATATTAGTATATCCAAGAGGAGCGAAGTAGGTTGCAGGTTCTTCTTTCCACATTTCCACGTAAGCATCATAAAAATGTTTAGCTACAGGACTTACATCATTTAAAGTCGGAGCCCACATACCATAAAGAATCACGTTCTCTGCTAAAGGATTTTTCCCAAAGTCTGCTGGCCAACCTGGAGGAGCTCCTACTAACAAGTCAGGAGCGAAATTCACTTCTTTTGCCTGCGCTACAATTGGTATGGCATCAGCGTCGTATCCTGCCCAAACGAATAGGTCCGGATCAAAAGCCTTTGCTTGATTTAACATTGCCCTATAATCTCCCCCTCCGAGGGCTGCACTCTTAAATGAAGCTCCTTTAAATTCATCCATAATTCCTTGCCATGGACCTTCACCTTTCTTTGCTAACTCATAAAGATCTAAATAAGCTGTATATGAGTCAGTGCCAAATGCTCCTTCTTCATACGCCAAAAAGATTTTTTTAATATCAACATTTGGATATGCCTGAACTATTTCTCTCCAACCTATTCCATAACCTTCTCCTTGTTGATAATCCCAAGGATGAATGTGGAAATACCAATCTGCATCTGGACCCATAGCTATTTCAGCTTGATGGGAAGCTGCTCCTGCCCAAACAGTAATCTTTTGGTATTTTTTAAGAATAGGCACTTGCGCTAAATGTACACCACTAGCCATTCCACCAACGAAAAAATCTACTTTTTCAACGGTTGCTAATCTCTCGATTGCTGCAGCACCTTTC contains:
- a CDS encoding ABC transporter substrate-binding protein encodes the protein MKRSIGLAFFLVVIFSFAMAVDPIKIGAVNPLGDITGDQSTKAMRLAVKEINDAGGVLGRPLELIVIDSELNPAKGAAAIERLATVEKVDFFVGGMASGVHLAQVPILKKYQKITVWAGAASHQAEIAMGPDADWYFHIHPWDYQQGEGYGIGWREIVQAYPNVDIKKIFLAYEEGAFGTDSYTAYLDLYELAKKGEGPWQGIMDEFKGASFKSAALGGGDYRAMLNQAKAFDPDLFVWAGYDADAIPIVAQAKEVNFAPDLLVGAPPGWPADFGKNPLAENVILYGMWAPTLNDVSPVAKHFYDAYVEMWKEEPATYFAPLGYTNIYFLVEGIKKAGSLDKEAIISALRTIEYESPLGEVLKIEPSRIITNQGFKYQKILQWQNGRQEVIWPLDLATATLAYPFAFGK
- a CDS encoding branched-chain amino acid ABC transporter permease; its protein translation is MLNFLNFRLNKTFLIFLVFLVVIAIWKPIPLIYGLQRGGLYSLIGLPLALILGIVGILNLAHGDFLTLGLYIGYIFFTQLGLDPLISVFPLFILMFLLAIGIYQISIKYVLKAGELNQLLLTFGISMVIIELIKIIWTTRPRNIYTPYASSSITIANFSIGIYEFIYPIVAIGVLVFLQLFLKKTLLGQATRAVGQNPKGAEIVGIDTNKVYLIVFAIAFGIIGIAAGIMLPRTSIFPLSGNAYTLKAFALAAMAGLGNLNGILIGGITLGVVEAVVQSIPGYSGWSDLVFFGVLIIVILIRAYRGSES